In Anas acuta chromosome 6, bAnaAcu1.1, whole genome shotgun sequence, the following are encoded in one genomic region:
- the MAP3K19 gene encoding mitogen-activated protein kinase kinase kinase 19 isoform X2, whose protein sequence is MGEHTTLPFLLKKENIRHGFDFSFLLQATCTESNISKSFMDLGAFQIIQAHARQRLNITVREKRNKKSEFHLPPVTFQPVRTIHLALLEDNFVNGSTKIRNIFNIMNFIPQPVKPANKFYQYQLDNLLKRDAEKSKSSGLIVATIYDKFTPTEDLCCFSKDKYKYSSDTKEEIENYLKWREADVATNIEKNDQMKHQFSVACKDVDIMTQVSYWDDSSSYFSSSYAVINCGIFTALCPVSNNTDTLRAGEKEKRVENSCTTAIGGDVPEMTVGYIPCEDAEGMNFMLGNHDLVSSCTNEVIEAYHALEGNSGAAVIPRVQDCSGKQTENNVCLLDFEKKKEATQETTAKDQSELVPVAHVMFSEQKPAKEPRVAKCPAGRRGVIRSFPPRASQSCNVPAHKENDKGEIKMNRNKHSSKSKISSKIKITEGVIVSDEISTKYNTQEMNAKNRIFPSLRLPCMEPETSLKCQKKIPQANKYHFPQSDQKLKKQSFSHCQNPVILKKPVTPLSLPCAQSASDFVHLKYSDMFKKINSNDNGPGIYEMFATPVYSHMRELDQHKNSFYRDVCSAPPGRCAASTCRSTCNKRREGSQVRNAQKRTYSKPKKTVSGTKKKQKSLIPKDKSIKLSDSSTEQDNVKTSGPDCQIQTPSMSLVCGDLNDHLMFLEELSRSNRQNKKKSNSKLSPVTEVSLENSLDSQDLSNHQIASTCSQNLLQFSHKDYTECAAECSSSFTDQNNCVPQCRVDKDGCTGLGSDQTSFRTINPHESLHFSDRLQCQSLAKKLSQSWAYTPQGSSLANELTQPSVIQATNVTSPSFQTSQNILSWAGTKDMTDELLCCLAAELRVLEEKDINSARTKIADSKMQNAHTKEGNTMNGDGEIVNSALVKSDSRAFWGSNEERDLLNFEESTEVHGSILTNKDTIMWTRGEVLGKGAYGTVYCGLTSQGQLIAVKQVVLDASDQLTTEKEYQKLHEEVDLLKTLKHVNIVTYLGTCLEDNILSIFMEFVPGGSISSIIHRFGPLTEIVFCKYTKQILEGVAYLHSNGVVHRDIKGNNVMLMPSGVVKLIDFGCARRLAWASLSGTHSEMLKSVHGTPYWMAPEVINESGYGRKSDIWSVGCTVFEMATGKPPLASMDRIAAMFYIGAHRGLMPSLPDRFSGAAADFVHACLTRDQYERPSALQLLDHPFVKGRQ, encoded by the exons ATGGGAGAGCACACTACTCTACCTTTCTTGCTGAAGAAAGAGAACATAAGACATGGCTTTGACTTCAGCTTTCTGCTACAGGCCACATGCACAGAATCcaacatttcaaaatcatttaTGGATTTGGGTGCCTTTCAGATAATACAAGCACATGCACGACAAA GGTTAAATATAACAGTACGAGAAAAGAGGAACAAGAAATCTGAG TTTCATTTGCCACCAGTGACATTTCAGCCTGTAAGAACAATTCATCTTGCTCTTCTAGAGGATAATTTTGTCAATGGAAGCACCAAGATCAGAAATATCTTCAATATTATGAACTTTATTCCTCAGCCTGTAAAACCAGCTAACAAATTTTATCAGTATCAGTTAGACAATCTATTAAAAAGAGACGCTGAAAAGTCAAAGTCTTCAGGTCTGATTGTGGCTACTATTTATGATAAATTCACTCCAACAGAAGACCTGTGCTGCTTCAGCAAGGATAAATATAAGTACTCTAGTGACAccaaagaagaaattgaaaactATTTGAAATGGAGGGAAGCTGATGTAGCTACCAATATTGAAAAGAATGACCAGATGAAGCATCAGTTTTCAGTGGCTTGTAAGGACGTAGATATTATGACCCAAGTCAGTTATTGGGATGATAGCTCTTCCTACTTCAGCTCAAGTTACGCTGTGATAAACTGTGGAATATTTACAGCTCTATGTCCTGTGTCAAACAACACAGACACGTTAAGAGCTGgcgagaaggaaaaaagagtgGAGAATTCCTGCACAACTGCTATAGGAGGAGATGTTCCAGAAATGACAGTGGGTTATATACCCTGTGAAGATGCTGAGGGCATGAACTTCATGCTTGGCAACCATGATTTAGTTTCTTCCTGTACAAATGAAGTGATAGAGGCCTACCATGCCTTAGAAGGTAACTCTGGAGCTGCAGTCATTCCCAGAGTGCAAGAttgttctggaaaacaaacagaaaataatgtttgtcttcttgattttgaaaagaaaaaagaagcaacgCAAGAAACTACTGCAAAAGATCAAAGTGAGCTTGTACCTGTTGCTCATGTTATGTTCTCTGAACAAAAACCAGCCAAGGAACCACGCGTTGCTAAATGTCCTGCCGGGAGAAGGGGTGTCATTCGTAGCTTCCCTCCTCGTGCTAGTCAGAGCTGCAATGTTCCTGCtcacaaagaaaatgacaaaggTGAGATAAAGATGAATAGAAACAAACATTCATCAAAATCTAAAATAAGTAGCAAGATAAAGATAACTGAAGGAGTAATTGTTTCTGATGAGATTTCCACAAAATATAATACACAAGAGATGAATGCCAAGAATCGGATTTTTCCATCTTTGCGTCTGCCATGCATGGAACCTGAGACTTCcctaaaatgtcagaaaaaaatacctcaaGCAAACAAATACCATTTTCCTCAGAGTGATCAAAAACTTAAAAAGCAAAGTTTCTCCCATTGCCAAAATCcagttattttaaagaaacctGTTACTCCTCTTTCTCTACCATGTGCACAGTCTGCTTCAGATTTTGTACATCTGAAATACAGTGACAtgttcaagaaaataaattcaaatgacAATGGTCCAGGTATTTACGAAATGTTTGCAACTCCAGTCTATTCCCACATGCGTGAGCTTGATCAACACAAGAACAGTTTTTACAGAGATGTTTGTTCTGCTCCACCTGGGAGATGCGCTGCTAGCACCTGCAGATCTACCTGCAATAAAAGGAGAGAGGGCAGCCAAGTAAGAAACGCTCAAAAGAGAACGTATTCTAAGCCAAAGAAGACCGTATCTGGTaccaaaaaaaagcagaaaagcttaaTTCCAAAGGATAAAAGTATCAAATTGAGTGATAGTAGCACAGAGCAAGATAATGTAAAAACTTCTGGTCCAGATTGTCAAATACAGACTCCAAGCATGTCGCTGGTTTGTGGTGACTTAAATGATCACCTTATGTTTTTAGAAGAGCTTTCACGAtcaaacagacaaaataaaaaaaaatcaaattcaaagTTATCTCCTGTTACAGAAGTCTCTTTGGAGAATTCTTTAGACAGTCAGGATCTATCCAACCATCAGATAGCTTCTACCTGTAGCCAGAATCTTCTTCAGTTCAGTCATAAAGACTACACAGAATGTGCTGCTGAATGCAGCAGTTCATTTACTGACCAGAACAATTGTGTACCCCAGTGCAGGGTGGACAAGGACGGCTGCACAGGCCTGGGATCAGACCAGACCTCCTTCAGGACTATAAACCCACATGAATCATTGCACTTTTCAGACAGACTGCAGTGTCAATCCCTTGCAAAAAAATTAAGTCAGAGTTGGGCATACACACCTCAAGGCAGCAGTCTGGCAAATGAATTGACTCAGCCTTCAGTGATTCAGGCAACAAATGTTACAAGTCCCAGTTTCCAGACAAGTCAAAACATTTTGTCCTGGGCAGGTACAAAGGACATGACTGACGAGTTGCTTTGTTGTCTGGCTGCAGAATTGCGAGTGCTTGAAGAAAAAGACATCAACTCTGCAAGAACAAAAATTGCAGATTCTAAAATGCAGAATGCCCatacaaaagaaggaaatacgATGAATGGAGATGGAGAAATAGTAAATAGTGCTCTAGTGAAG AGTGACAGTAGAGCCTTTTGGGGATCAAATGAAGAAAGAGACCTGCTAAACTTTGAGGAATCCACTGAAGTGCACGGAAGCATTTTAACTAACAAGGATACTATCATGTGGACGAGGGGTGAAGTTCTTGGAAAGGGAGCCTATGGCACA GTATACTGCGGTCTGACAAGCCAAGGACAATTAATAGCAGTAAAACAGGTTGTTCTGGATGCGTCAGATCAACTCACTACAGAAAAGGAGTACCAGAAGTTGCATGAGGAAGTCGATCTTTTGAAGACACTGAAACATGTCAATATTGTAACTTACTTAGGAACTTGTCTGGAAGATaacattttaagcattttcatGGAGTTCGTTCCCGGTGGCTCAATTTCTAGTATTATTCATCGGTTTGGTCCATTGACAGAAATTGTCTTTTGTAAATACACGAAACAAATTCTAGAGGGGGTTGCATACTTGCACAGCAATGGTGTGGTGCACAGAGATATCAAGGGCAATAACGTTATGCTCATGCCAAGCGGTGTAGTAAAGCTGATTGACTTTGGCTGTGCCCGGCGCTTAGCCTGGGCCAGCCTCAGCGGCACACACAGCGAGATGCTCAAGTCCGTGCACGGGACTCCGTACTGGATGGCACCAGAAGTTATAAATGAGTCTGGATACGGAAGGAAATCGGACATCTGGAGCGTTGGCTGCACCGTGTTTGAGATGGCAACAGGAAAACCACCGCTGGCTTCCATGGACAGGATAGCTGCCATGTTCTATATCGGGGCCCACAGAGGGCTGATGCCTTCCCTGCCTGACCGATTCTCGGGAGCTGCAGCGGACTTTGTGCATGCGTGCTTAACCAG AGATCAATATGAACgcccttctgctctgcagttGCTGGACCATCCCTTTGTGAAAGGAAGACAGTGA
- the MAP3K19 gene encoding mitogen-activated protein kinase kinase kinase 19 isoform X1 produces the protein MGEHTTLPFLLKKENIRHGFDFSFLLQATCTESNISKSFMDLGAFQIIQAHARQRLNITVREKRNKKSEFHLPPVTFQPVRTIHLALLEDNFVNGSTKIRNIFNIMNFIPQPVKPANKFYQYQLDNLLKRDAEKSKSSGLIVATIYDKFTPTEDLCCFSKDKYKYSSDTKEEIENYLKWREADVATNIEKNDQMKHQFSVACKDVDIMTQVSYWDDSSSYFSSSYAVINCGIFTALCPVSNNTDTLRAGEKEKRVENSCTTAIGGDVPEMTVGYIPCEDAEGMNFMLGNHDLVSSCTNEVIEAYHALEGNSGAAVIPRVQDCSGKQTENNVCLLDFEKKKEATQETTAKDQSELVPVAHVMFSEQKPAKEPRVAKCPAGRRGVIRSFPPRASQSCNVPAHKENDKGEIKMNRNKHSSKSKISSKIKITEGVIVSDEISTKYNTQEMNAKNRIFPSLRLPCMEPETSLKCQKKIPQANKYHFPQSDQKLKKQSFSHCQNPVILKKPVTPLSLPCAQSASDFVHLKYSDMFKKINSNDNGPGIYEMFATPVYSHMRELDQHKNSFYRDVCSAPPGRCAASTCRSTCNKRREGSQVRNAQKRTYSKPKKTVSGTKKKQKSLIPKDKSIKLSDSSTEQDNVKTSGPDCQIQTPSMSLVCGDLNDHLMFLEELSRSNRQNKKKSNSKLSPVTEVSLENSLDSQDLSNHQIASTCSQNLLQFSHKDYTECAAECSSSFTDQNNCVPQCRVDKDGCTGLGSDQTSFRTINPHESLHFSDRLQCQSLAKKLSQSWAYTPQGSSLANELTQPSVIQATNVTSPSFQTSQNILSWAGTKDMTDELLCCLAAELRVLEEKDINSARTKIADSKMQNAHTKEGNTMNGDGEIVNSALVKQSDSRAFWGSNEERDLLNFEESTEVHGSILTNKDTIMWTRGEVLGKGAYGTVYCGLTSQGQLIAVKQVVLDASDQLTTEKEYQKLHEEVDLLKTLKHVNIVTYLGTCLEDNILSIFMEFVPGGSISSIIHRFGPLTEIVFCKYTKQILEGVAYLHSNGVVHRDIKGNNVMLMPSGVVKLIDFGCARRLAWASLSGTHSEMLKSVHGTPYWMAPEVINESGYGRKSDIWSVGCTVFEMATGKPPLASMDRIAAMFYIGAHRGLMPSLPDRFSGAAADFVHACLTRDQYERPSALQLLDHPFVKGRQ, from the exons ATGGGAGAGCACACTACTCTACCTTTCTTGCTGAAGAAAGAGAACATAAGACATGGCTTTGACTTCAGCTTTCTGCTACAGGCCACATGCACAGAATCcaacatttcaaaatcatttaTGGATTTGGGTGCCTTTCAGATAATACAAGCACATGCACGACAAA GGTTAAATATAACAGTACGAGAAAAGAGGAACAAGAAATCTGAG TTTCATTTGCCACCAGTGACATTTCAGCCTGTAAGAACAATTCATCTTGCTCTTCTAGAGGATAATTTTGTCAATGGAAGCACCAAGATCAGAAATATCTTCAATATTATGAACTTTATTCCTCAGCCTGTAAAACCAGCTAACAAATTTTATCAGTATCAGTTAGACAATCTATTAAAAAGAGACGCTGAAAAGTCAAAGTCTTCAGGTCTGATTGTGGCTACTATTTATGATAAATTCACTCCAACAGAAGACCTGTGCTGCTTCAGCAAGGATAAATATAAGTACTCTAGTGACAccaaagaagaaattgaaaactATTTGAAATGGAGGGAAGCTGATGTAGCTACCAATATTGAAAAGAATGACCAGATGAAGCATCAGTTTTCAGTGGCTTGTAAGGACGTAGATATTATGACCCAAGTCAGTTATTGGGATGATAGCTCTTCCTACTTCAGCTCAAGTTACGCTGTGATAAACTGTGGAATATTTACAGCTCTATGTCCTGTGTCAAACAACACAGACACGTTAAGAGCTGgcgagaaggaaaaaagagtgGAGAATTCCTGCACAACTGCTATAGGAGGAGATGTTCCAGAAATGACAGTGGGTTATATACCCTGTGAAGATGCTGAGGGCATGAACTTCATGCTTGGCAACCATGATTTAGTTTCTTCCTGTACAAATGAAGTGATAGAGGCCTACCATGCCTTAGAAGGTAACTCTGGAGCTGCAGTCATTCCCAGAGTGCAAGAttgttctggaaaacaaacagaaaataatgtttgtcttcttgattttgaaaagaaaaaagaagcaacgCAAGAAACTACTGCAAAAGATCAAAGTGAGCTTGTACCTGTTGCTCATGTTATGTTCTCTGAACAAAAACCAGCCAAGGAACCACGCGTTGCTAAATGTCCTGCCGGGAGAAGGGGTGTCATTCGTAGCTTCCCTCCTCGTGCTAGTCAGAGCTGCAATGTTCCTGCtcacaaagaaaatgacaaaggTGAGATAAAGATGAATAGAAACAAACATTCATCAAAATCTAAAATAAGTAGCAAGATAAAGATAACTGAAGGAGTAATTGTTTCTGATGAGATTTCCACAAAATATAATACACAAGAGATGAATGCCAAGAATCGGATTTTTCCATCTTTGCGTCTGCCATGCATGGAACCTGAGACTTCcctaaaatgtcagaaaaaaatacctcaaGCAAACAAATACCATTTTCCTCAGAGTGATCAAAAACTTAAAAAGCAAAGTTTCTCCCATTGCCAAAATCcagttattttaaagaaacctGTTACTCCTCTTTCTCTACCATGTGCACAGTCTGCTTCAGATTTTGTACATCTGAAATACAGTGACAtgttcaagaaaataaattcaaatgacAATGGTCCAGGTATTTACGAAATGTTTGCAACTCCAGTCTATTCCCACATGCGTGAGCTTGATCAACACAAGAACAGTTTTTACAGAGATGTTTGTTCTGCTCCACCTGGGAGATGCGCTGCTAGCACCTGCAGATCTACCTGCAATAAAAGGAGAGAGGGCAGCCAAGTAAGAAACGCTCAAAAGAGAACGTATTCTAAGCCAAAGAAGACCGTATCTGGTaccaaaaaaaagcagaaaagcttaaTTCCAAAGGATAAAAGTATCAAATTGAGTGATAGTAGCACAGAGCAAGATAATGTAAAAACTTCTGGTCCAGATTGTCAAATACAGACTCCAAGCATGTCGCTGGTTTGTGGTGACTTAAATGATCACCTTATGTTTTTAGAAGAGCTTTCACGAtcaaacagacaaaataaaaaaaaatcaaattcaaagTTATCTCCTGTTACAGAAGTCTCTTTGGAGAATTCTTTAGACAGTCAGGATCTATCCAACCATCAGATAGCTTCTACCTGTAGCCAGAATCTTCTTCAGTTCAGTCATAAAGACTACACAGAATGTGCTGCTGAATGCAGCAGTTCATTTACTGACCAGAACAATTGTGTACCCCAGTGCAGGGTGGACAAGGACGGCTGCACAGGCCTGGGATCAGACCAGACCTCCTTCAGGACTATAAACCCACATGAATCATTGCACTTTTCAGACAGACTGCAGTGTCAATCCCTTGCAAAAAAATTAAGTCAGAGTTGGGCATACACACCTCAAGGCAGCAGTCTGGCAAATGAATTGACTCAGCCTTCAGTGATTCAGGCAACAAATGTTACAAGTCCCAGTTTCCAGACAAGTCAAAACATTTTGTCCTGGGCAGGTACAAAGGACATGACTGACGAGTTGCTTTGTTGTCTGGCTGCAGAATTGCGAGTGCTTGAAGAAAAAGACATCAACTCTGCAAGAACAAAAATTGCAGATTCTAAAATGCAGAATGCCCatacaaaagaaggaaatacgATGAATGGAGATGGAGAAATAGTAAATAGTGCTCTAGTGAAG CAGAGTGACAGTAGAGCCTTTTGGGGATCAAATGAAGAAAGAGACCTGCTAAACTTTGAGGAATCCACTGAAGTGCACGGAAGCATTTTAACTAACAAGGATACTATCATGTGGACGAGGGGTGAAGTTCTTGGAAAGGGAGCCTATGGCACA GTATACTGCGGTCTGACAAGCCAAGGACAATTAATAGCAGTAAAACAGGTTGTTCTGGATGCGTCAGATCAACTCACTACAGAAAAGGAGTACCAGAAGTTGCATGAGGAAGTCGATCTTTTGAAGACACTGAAACATGTCAATATTGTAACTTACTTAGGAACTTGTCTGGAAGATaacattttaagcattttcatGGAGTTCGTTCCCGGTGGCTCAATTTCTAGTATTATTCATCGGTTTGGTCCATTGACAGAAATTGTCTTTTGTAAATACACGAAACAAATTCTAGAGGGGGTTGCATACTTGCACAGCAATGGTGTGGTGCACAGAGATATCAAGGGCAATAACGTTATGCTCATGCCAAGCGGTGTAGTAAAGCTGATTGACTTTGGCTGTGCCCGGCGCTTAGCCTGGGCCAGCCTCAGCGGCACACACAGCGAGATGCTCAAGTCCGTGCACGGGACTCCGTACTGGATGGCACCAGAAGTTATAAATGAGTCTGGATACGGAAGGAAATCGGACATCTGGAGCGTTGGCTGCACCGTGTTTGAGATGGCAACAGGAAAACCACCGCTGGCTTCCATGGACAGGATAGCTGCCATGTTCTATATCGGGGCCCACAGAGGGCTGATGCCTTCCCTGCCTGACCGATTCTCGGGAGCTGCAGCGGACTTTGTGCATGCGTGCTTAACCAG AGATCAATATGAACgcccttctgctctgcagttGCTGGACCATCCCTTTGTGAAAGGAAGACAGTGA